CGGGTAAAACAGCCCACGTAGCCGTATGTATATTGCTTTCAATTCCATCAAAATCTGTAGAAATTAAAGCTTGTAAATTACTTCCATTACCAAAACTATTAGAAGTTTCAAAAGACAAAAATTCTTGTATTGTTGCATCTAAATTAATGCCCGAAGTAATTAACCAGGTAATTGTGCTTTCATCTCCAGAATTAATAGAATTCATTCGCGCAGCCTTACTTTGCGAATAGGTATCTGTATAAGACCTCCAAGATTTTGTTCCTTCTTCTCTATAATTAATCCAATTTAAAACATCTATTTCACCAGACTCAGTATCAAAATTTTCTTCTAACAAAATTGTCGTATACTCTTCTATTGGTAAAGGTGTACATCTTTCATCATTCATGTAAACACCACCCGTATCATTTAAATTAAGCACAATTAAATCTCCATTAAAATTTTTAGAAACAATCGCTTTTATACTTCCTGCTTTTTCGGGTAAGGTTTCTGTTGAAAAACGAGAAAAAGAACTCGTTTCTAACCATATATAATCATATCCTAACCCTAAACAAGTTTGAATTTTACGTTGTGTATCAAAATCTTCTTTTGGGTCTACATACGATTTACCTCCTAATTTAGCATCGAAAAACACATTTTCTAAAGCAATAAAAGTTCCTATATTAGTTTCATTAATACCTGCAAAATCAATTAATTTTGGTACAATTTCTTTAGTTGTTTCTGTTCTAAAAATATGATTTGGAATTTGGTTTGTTGTTACGTTTTCTATTTCATTAAGATCTGTAGTACTTACTTTTCCTCCGATGGTTATATTACCATCTCCCGAATTAATTTCGCCAACATACAGCCCTTTTAAACGAATGTAAATTTCTCTACCAATATTAAATTTATTATAACTGTTGCTTAAATTTAAAGCTACTTTTATGCCTGCAGTAGGGTTTTCTGGAGCATCTTGCACATAAAACTCTTTATAAAAATTACCAGATTTATCCGAAGAAATTACATATCCTTTTACAACAATGTCAGAAGTAATTTCTAAAGGATTATCCCCAATTATATACAATTCTTTTAGCTGTTGTATCGTTTTTAATTGAA
The nucleotide sequence above comes from Polaribacter butkevichii. Encoded proteins:
- a CDS encoding DUF5689 domain-containing protein — translated: MKKNKITAIVWTLVLSISFITCVEDGNFTVPESLGNEENEAVSNILDSIAAGSLQLKTIQQLKELYIIGDNPLEITSDIVVKGYVISSDKSGNFYKEFYVQDAPENPTAGIKVALNLSNSYNKFNIGREIYIRLKGLYVGEINSGDGNITIGGKVSTTDLNEIENVTTNQIPNHIFRTETTKEIVPKLIDFAGINETNIGTFIALENVFFDAKLGGKSYVDPKEDFDTQRKIQTCLGLGYDYIWLETSSFSRFSTETLPEKAGSIKAIVSKNFNGDLIVLNLNDTGGVYMNDERCTPLPIEEYTTILLEENFDTESGEIDVLNWINYREEGTKSWRSYTDTYSQSKAARMNSINSGDESTITWLITSGINLDATIQEFLSFETSNSFGNGSNLQALISTDFDGIESNIHTATWAVLPAKIVSNGENYKSWVHSTYIDLSNYSGTAFIAFKYTGNGNVNFDGTYELDNISVIAK